A genomic region of Anas acuta chromosome 1, bAnaAcu1.1, whole genome shotgun sequence contains the following coding sequences:
- the RRP1B gene encoding ribosomal RNA processing protein 1 homolog B isoform X1, giving the protein MAPAAVPAPEVQFAQRLAANEKRIRDRAVKKLRGYISGRTQRPDGGFSQDELLKIWKGLFYCMWMQDKPLLQEELANNIAQLIHVIQNTEARHLFIQTFWQTMSREWNGIDNLRLDKYYMLIRLILRQSFEVLKRNGWDESLRELLLQLLMKEVMDPDSNTPNGIKFHLIDIYLQELAKVGAKELTADQNLKFIEPFCKFVAKSKDHSVMHAVASGILEVIVDQSPYAIEDLMKELGSDSDGEGVSDNDEHGNDEVLKTKADKCFSKKSAQRSEKTEDVNENADDSIGPVLQFDYKAVADKLFELASKKNIPARNRKRLYKLVKKFQDLSEGIFPDDLPEDVSTDEDDDAFSRGRRKKKTVRPLEKNNLEKVKDSGKDEQEASNAQETSVHQKRRKKRKKRDSPSADSGKADGSCEEGTAETSGSIVFNQGNVSENNKERKKKKLLVNEVNETKNVVTDTRDRHSTSVQSSQTDTEQSKKTMSKKTNPKVQNVPAKPACQNGPANANGAEDVSPSVTPLISKVVKKKQKAESVLVNGDAFLQQTGLKSNKESLPGLPSRDADSESVLSKKVKLKKKAKLVSLEGMKVSSQKAATLKKKRKVKEVLNSVEANGVMETACKKSRQEESSASLAPLKKKKAKPGSDFVKFEKSTSPKPVFFRKAKSAISTPRASMQLNKLQSSGSKKVTFGLNKNMTAEFKKTDKSILVSPEGLSRVAFNPEQKPRHGVLKSPAGTPTGESKLKKPFTVPAKKKSTAVDFF; this is encoded by the exons GAAGAACTTGCAAATAACATCGCACAGCTTATCCATGTGATTCAGAATACAGAGGCTC GACACTTGTTCATTCAAACTTTTTGGCAAACTATGAGCCGTGAATGGAATGGGATAGACAATCTGCGTCTTGATAAGTATTATATG CTAATCCGTCTGATTTTGAGGCAATCTTTCGAAGTGCTGAAAAGAAACGGCTGGGATGAAAG tctaAGAGAACTATTACTGCAGCTATTAATGAAAGAAGTTATGGACCCAGACAGCAATACTCCCAACGGAATAAAGTTCCATCTCATTGACATCTATCTTCAAGAATTGGCTAAAGTTGGTGCAAAGGAG CTCACAGCAGACCAGAATCTCAAGTTCATTGAACCTTTCTGCAAGTTTGTTGCCAAATCAAAGGA TCATAGCGTGATGCATGCTGTAGCCAGTGGTATCCTTGAAGTCATTGTGGATCAGTCCCCTTATGCCATTGAGGACCTAATGAAAGAACTGGGCAGTGACAGTGATGGGGAAGGCGTGTCTGACAACGATGAACACGGAAATGATGAGGTGCTTAAAACCAAAG cagataaatgcttttcaaaaaaatcagCGCAGAGGTCTGAAAAAACAGAGGATGTTAATGAAAATGCTGATGACAGTATTGGGCCTGTTCTTCAG TTTGATTATAAGGCTGTTGCTGACAAACTCTTTGAATTGGCGAGCAAGAAAAATATACCTGCGCGTAACAGAAAGCGTCTGTACAAGCTGGTCAAAAA GTTCCAGGACTTGTCAGAAG GAATCTTCCCCGATGATCTTCCTGAAGATGTTTCTacagatgaagatgatgatgcaTTCAGCAGGGGACGGcgaaagaaaaaaactgtcagacctttggagaaaaacaatttggAAAAAGTAAAAG ACTCAGGGAAGGATGAACAAGAGGCTTCAAACGCACAGGAGACCTCAGTTCatcagaagaggaggaaaaaaaggaagaagcgGGACAGCCCAAGCGCTGATTCTGGAAAAGCTGATGGAAGCTGTGAGGAGGGAACAGCTGAAACATCTGGATCTATTGTGTTTAACCAGGGAAACGTGTCAGAAAATaacaaggaaaggaagaaaaagaaattgctaGTAAATGAGGTGAATGAGACCAAAAATGTAGTAACTGACACCAGAGATAGGCATAGCACCTCTGTGCAGAGCAGTCAGACTGACACGGAACAGAGTAAAAAGACTATGTCAAAGAAAACGAATCCCAAAGTGCAGAACGTTCCTGCAAAGCCTGCATGTCAGAATGGACCTGCTAATGCCAACGGGGCAGAGGATGTCAGCCCGTCTGTCACGCCACTCATTTCTAAGgttgtgaaaaagaaacaaaaagcagagtcTGTCCTGGTCAATGGGGATGCCTTTTTGCAGCAGACTGGCCTGAAGTCCAACAAGGAGAGCTTGCCTGGGTTGCCGTCAAGAGATGCAGACTCTGAATCCGTACTCTCTAAGAAGGTCAAAttgaagaaaaaggcaaagctgGTTAGTTTGGAAGGGATGAAGGTCTCCAGCCAGAAAGCAGCaaccctgaaaaagaaaagaaaagtgaaagaggTGCTAAACTCTGTTGAAGCCAATGGAGTTATGGAGACTGCGTGCAAGAAAAGCAGACAGGAG gaaagcagCGCCTCCCTAGCACcgttgaagaaaaagaaggcaaaacCAGGAAGTGATTttgtaaaatttgaaaaatcaaCTTCACCAAAGCCGGTATTCTTCAGGAAAGCCAAAAGCGCCATCTCTACCCCCAGGGCCTCCATGCAG CTGAATAAACTGCAATCGTCCGGCTCCAAAAAAGTCACCTTTGGCTTGAATAAAAACATGACTGCTG aatttaaaaagacagacaaaagTATCTTGGTGAGCCCAGAAGGACTGTCCCGTGTAGCTTTCAATCCTGAGCAGAAACCCCGTCACGGAGTGCTGAAGTCACCTGCAGGTACCCCAACAGGAGAGTCGAAGCTGAAGAAACCCTTTACTGTTCCAGCTAAGAAGAAATCAACTGCTGTGGACTTCTTTTAA
- the RRP1B gene encoding ribosomal RNA processing protein 1 homolog B isoform X2, with protein sequence MAPAAVPAPEVQFAQRLAANEKRIRDRAVKKLRGYISGRTQRPDGGFSQDELLKIWKGLFYCMWMQDKPLLQEELANNIAQLIHVIQNTEARHLFIQTFWQTMSREWNGIDNLRLDKYYMLIRLILRQSFEVLKRNGWDESLRELLLQLLMKEVMDPDSNTPNGIKFHLIDIYLQELAKVGAKELTADQNLKFIEPFCKFVAKSKDHSVMHAVASGILEVIVDQSPYAIEDLMKELGSDSDGEGVSDNDEHGNDEVLKTKDKCFSKKSAQRSEKTEDVNENADDSIGPVLQFDYKAVADKLFELASKKNIPARNRKRLYKLVKKFQDLSEGIFPDDLPEDVSTDEDDDAFSRGRRKKKTVRPLEKNNLEKVKDSGKDEQEASNAQETSVHQKRRKKRKKRDSPSADSGKADGSCEEGTAETSGSIVFNQGNVSENNKERKKKKLLVNEVNETKNVVTDTRDRHSTSVQSSQTDTEQSKKTMSKKTNPKVQNVPAKPACQNGPANANGAEDVSPSVTPLISKVVKKKQKAESVLVNGDAFLQQTGLKSNKESLPGLPSRDADSESVLSKKVKLKKKAKLVSLEGMKVSSQKAATLKKKRKVKEVLNSVEANGVMETACKKSRQEESSASLAPLKKKKAKPGSDFVKFEKSTSPKPVFFRKAKSAISTPRASMQLNKLQSSGSKKVTFGLNKNMTAEFKKTDKSILVSPEGLSRVAFNPEQKPRHGVLKSPAGTPTGESKLKKPFTVPAKKKSTAVDFF encoded by the exons GAAGAACTTGCAAATAACATCGCACAGCTTATCCATGTGATTCAGAATACAGAGGCTC GACACTTGTTCATTCAAACTTTTTGGCAAACTATGAGCCGTGAATGGAATGGGATAGACAATCTGCGTCTTGATAAGTATTATATG CTAATCCGTCTGATTTTGAGGCAATCTTTCGAAGTGCTGAAAAGAAACGGCTGGGATGAAAG tctaAGAGAACTATTACTGCAGCTATTAATGAAAGAAGTTATGGACCCAGACAGCAATACTCCCAACGGAATAAAGTTCCATCTCATTGACATCTATCTTCAAGAATTGGCTAAAGTTGGTGCAAAGGAG CTCACAGCAGACCAGAATCTCAAGTTCATTGAACCTTTCTGCAAGTTTGTTGCCAAATCAAAGGA TCATAGCGTGATGCATGCTGTAGCCAGTGGTATCCTTGAAGTCATTGTGGATCAGTCCCCTTATGCCATTGAGGACCTAATGAAAGAACTGGGCAGTGACAGTGATGGGGAAGGCGTGTCTGACAACGATGAACACGGAAATGATGAGGTGCTTAAAACCAAAG ataaatgcttttcaaaaaaatcagCGCAGAGGTCTGAAAAAACAGAGGATGTTAATGAAAATGCTGATGACAGTATTGGGCCTGTTCTTCAG TTTGATTATAAGGCTGTTGCTGACAAACTCTTTGAATTGGCGAGCAAGAAAAATATACCTGCGCGTAACAGAAAGCGTCTGTACAAGCTGGTCAAAAA GTTCCAGGACTTGTCAGAAG GAATCTTCCCCGATGATCTTCCTGAAGATGTTTCTacagatgaagatgatgatgcaTTCAGCAGGGGACGGcgaaagaaaaaaactgtcagacctttggagaaaaacaatttggAAAAAGTAAAAG ACTCAGGGAAGGATGAACAAGAGGCTTCAAACGCACAGGAGACCTCAGTTCatcagaagaggaggaaaaaaaggaagaagcgGGACAGCCCAAGCGCTGATTCTGGAAAAGCTGATGGAAGCTGTGAGGAGGGAACAGCTGAAACATCTGGATCTATTGTGTTTAACCAGGGAAACGTGTCAGAAAATaacaaggaaaggaagaaaaagaaattgctaGTAAATGAGGTGAATGAGACCAAAAATGTAGTAACTGACACCAGAGATAGGCATAGCACCTCTGTGCAGAGCAGTCAGACTGACACGGAACAGAGTAAAAAGACTATGTCAAAGAAAACGAATCCCAAAGTGCAGAACGTTCCTGCAAAGCCTGCATGTCAGAATGGACCTGCTAATGCCAACGGGGCAGAGGATGTCAGCCCGTCTGTCACGCCACTCATTTCTAAGgttgtgaaaaagaaacaaaaagcagagtcTGTCCTGGTCAATGGGGATGCCTTTTTGCAGCAGACTGGCCTGAAGTCCAACAAGGAGAGCTTGCCTGGGTTGCCGTCAAGAGATGCAGACTCTGAATCCGTACTCTCTAAGAAGGTCAAAttgaagaaaaaggcaaagctgGTTAGTTTGGAAGGGATGAAGGTCTCCAGCCAGAAAGCAGCaaccctgaaaaagaaaagaaaagtgaaagaggTGCTAAACTCTGTTGAAGCCAATGGAGTTATGGAGACTGCGTGCAAGAAAAGCAGACAGGAG gaaagcagCGCCTCCCTAGCACcgttgaagaaaaagaaggcaaaacCAGGAAGTGATTttgtaaaatttgaaaaatcaaCTTCACCAAAGCCGGTATTCTTCAGGAAAGCCAAAAGCGCCATCTCTACCCCCAGGGCCTCCATGCAG CTGAATAAACTGCAATCGTCCGGCTCCAAAAAAGTCACCTTTGGCTTGAATAAAAACATGACTGCTG aatttaaaaagacagacaaaagTATCTTGGTGAGCCCAGAAGGACTGTCCCGTGTAGCTTTCAATCCTGAGCAGAAACCCCGTCACGGAGTGCTGAAGTCACCTGCAGGTACCCCAACAGGAGAGTCGAAGCTGAAGAAACCCTTTACTGTTCCAGCTAAGAAGAAATCAACTGCTGTGGACTTCTTTTAA